From a single Cytophagales bacterium WSM2-2 genomic region:
- the prc gene encoding tail-specific protease — MRKLVVLIFGFAFLSARGNAPDTSVFKPKPVYGREARIISYILDNYHYRKISLNDSLSAAILKHYIDELDNNKMYFLASDIQSFDKYKTTIDDLTKKEDVTPAYEIYSVFRQRYNERMDYLTKTLLNQEYDFTADEYYESDREKLPWAQSAAELNDIWRKTVKNQYLSLKLSGKKQDELKDLIKKRYDRFLKSLSQFNSEDVFNVYMNCVTEAYDPHTNYLSPKASDLFKQSMSLSLEGIGASLQTENEYTKVAKILPGGDADKSGKIHAGDFIVGVAQGKDGEMVDVIGWRLDDVVKLIKGPKGTLVRLQILPAATGLNGGSKEITLVRDKIKLEDQAAKKNLIKYKSAGKDMKLGVITLPSFYMDFDAYQKGDPEYRSTTRDVKKLIGELQKEGIDGLVMDLRNNGGGSLMEAIDLTGLFIKDGPVVQVRTSANQVQVGQDDDKNVAYSGPLVVLTNRLSASASEIFAGAIQDYHRGVIAGESTYGKGTVQRVQDLKPVMNEKNIPVGELKYTFQKFYRVSGSSTQHKGVEPDIKLPTALDEHQFGESANLSALPWDVIKAASFEKYNDVNDKLIADLNRSYRDRTKHDSNLKNYINDTDELRQNLRKTRISLNEEKRKKEMEEAEKKKASAKLDTKLSANKEGLPQEDSLLQLNDEFLREGLLILSEIVTSRVG; from the coding sequence ATGAGGAAATTGGTGGTGTTGATTTTCGGCTTTGCATTTTTATCAGCTCGTGGAAATGCGCCAGACACATCGGTATTTAAACCAAAACCTGTCTACGGCCGTGAGGCAAGGATTATTTCTTACATTCTGGATAACTACCACTACCGTAAGATTTCACTCAACGATTCGCTTTCGGCAGCGATTCTCAAGCATTACATTGACGAGTTGGATAACAACAAGATGTATTTCTTAGCTTCAGATATACAGTCGTTTGATAAGTATAAAACCACTATTGATGATCTGACCAAGAAGGAAGACGTGACTCCGGCCTACGAGATTTATTCTGTTTTCCGTCAGCGCTACAATGAGCGTATGGATTATTTGACTAAGACCCTGCTTAACCAGGAGTACGACTTTACAGCTGACGAATATTATGAGAGTGATCGCGAGAAATTGCCTTGGGCGCAATCTGCTGCTGAATTGAACGACATCTGGAGAAAGACAGTAAAGAATCAATATCTCAGTCTGAAATTGTCTGGGAAAAAGCAGGATGAGCTGAAGGATTTGATCAAGAAAAGGTATGATCGCTTCCTAAAGTCACTTTCTCAATTTAATTCGGAAGACGTGTTCAATGTATATATGAACTGCGTCACAGAAGCTTACGATCCACATACTAATTATCTTTCTCCAAAAGCTTCTGATCTGTTCAAGCAGAGTATGAGCCTTTCGTTGGAAGGTATAGGGGCTTCATTACAAACAGAAAATGAATACACCAAAGTAGCAAAAATTCTCCCCGGCGGTGATGCTGATAAATCGGGTAAAATTCATGCCGGAGACTTTATCGTTGGCGTTGCTCAGGGGAAAGATGGTGAAATGGTGGATGTTATCGGGTGGCGCCTTGATGATGTCGTTAAACTGATCAAAGGCCCTAAAGGAACATTGGTTCGTTTGCAGATTTTGCCTGCGGCCACGGGCCTCAACGGAGGTTCAAAAGAAATTACATTGGTTCGTGATAAGATTAAACTGGAAGATCAGGCAGCCAAAAAGAATCTGATCAAGTATAAGTCCGCAGGAAAGGATATGAAATTAGGTGTGATCACACTTCCTAGTTTCTACATGGATTTCGATGCGTATCAGAAAGGTGATCCGGAATACAGAAGCACTACACGAGATGTAAAAAAATTGATTGGTGAACTTCAGAAGGAGGGAATTGATGGATTGGTAATGGATCTCAGGAATAATGGAGGTGGATCATTGATGGAAGCAATTGACCTCACCGGACTCTTCATCAAAGACGGTCCAGTTGTTCAAGTCCGTACTTCTGCAAACCAGGTTCAGGTTGGCCAGGATGATGATAAAAACGTGGCGTATAGTGGCCCGCTTGTGGTGCTGACCAATCGTCTTAGCGCTTCCGCCTCTGAGATTTTTGCCGGGGCAATTCAGGACTATCACCGGGGCGTGATTGCAGGTGAGTCAACCTATGGCAAAGGCACGGTGCAGCGTGTGCAAGACTTGAAACCTGTCATGAACGAAAAGAATATTCCCGTGGGAGAACTGAAGTATACATTTCAAAAATTCTACCGGGTGAGCGGAAGCAGCACGCAGCATAAAGGTGTTGAACCCGATATAAAGTTACCGACTGCCCTGGACGAACATCAATTTGGTGAGAGTGCGAATCTAAGTGCTTTGCCTTGGGATGTGATCAAAGCCGCTTCTTTTGAGAAGTATAATGATGTCAACGACAAACTTATCGCAGATTTGAACAGGTCTTACCGTGACAGGACTAAGCACGATAGTAATTTAAAGAACTACATCAACGACACGGACGAACTTCGTCAAAATTTGCGGAAGACACGGATTTCACTGAACGAAGAAAAACGCAAAAAAGAAATGGAGGAAGCTGAAAAGAAAAAGGCTTCAGCTAAATTAGATACCAAGCTTTCGGCCAATAAAGAAGGCCTTCCCCAGGAAGACAGCCTTCTGCAATTGAATGACGAGTTTTTGCGCGAAGGACTCCTGATACTTTCAGAAATAGTAACGAGCAGGGTAGGGTAA
- a CDS encoding DUF159 family protein, producing MIERFSIGTTSKALAKRFGVEEPSSFQARYNVAPSQLIPIISMGDMGFSHFYWGQHPDWSKNKALAEKIINVRSEQIVERPALKKALMTQRCIVPADGFYVWKRHGKKSLIPWRFSLRDKSIFSIAALWEEYDDEEGDIHTFTILTRSANNFVSSVSERMPMILNPETEKIWLDKNSSENNLLDILNSESIEVLDGYAVSNQLNSISFDRPSLVLPVPPADQFGNLTLFD from the coding sequence ATGATTGAACGATTTTCCATAGGAACAACCTCAAAGGCACTAGCAAAACGCTTTGGTGTCGAAGAGCCATCTTCGTTTCAGGCCCGCTATAATGTGGCACCATCTCAGTTGATACCGATAATTTCAATGGGAGATATGGGCTTTTCTCATTTTTACTGGGGACAACATCCCGATTGGTCTAAAAACAAAGCGCTTGCCGAGAAAATCATAAATGTCAGGTCTGAGCAAATAGTTGAACGTCCAGCGTTGAAAAAAGCACTTATGACACAGCGTTGTATTGTACCGGCAGATGGATTTTATGTGTGGAAACGGCATGGTAAGAAATCACTTATTCCCTGGCGTTTTTCACTGAGAGACAAAAGCATTTTTTCAATCGCAGCACTGTGGGAAGAGTATGATGACGAGGAAGGTGATATTCACACGTTCACTATCCTTACCAGGTCTGCCAACAATTTTGTTTCCTCAGTTAGCGAACGAATGCCGATGATACTGAATCCGGAAACGGAAAAAATATGGCTAGACAAAAATTCATCCGAAAATAATCTTTTGGATATTCTGAATTCTGAATCGATCGAGGTTCTTGACGGATATGCGGTCTCCAATCAACTTAACTCGATTTCATTTGATAGACCATCCCTTGTGTTGCCGGTTCCGCCGGCTGATCAGTTCGGTAACCTGACATTGTTTGACTGA
- a CDS encoding hypothetical protein (frameshifted, deletion at around 4916368,4916323,4916206), which yields MCDDLSKIDERGCLGAPDWIIEILSRHTSAKDLHEKFELYEEAGVKEYWVVHPQEQTLLVYTIDEARKYKGILKPSVRTDQVSPFTLP from the coding sequence TTGTGTGATGACCTATCTAAGATTGATGAACGTGGCTGCCTCGGTGCACCGGACTGGATCATAGAAATACTTTCGCGCCATACCTCAGCCAAAGATCTGCATGAGAAATTTGAACTGTATGAAGAAGCCGGAGTAAAAGAATATTGGGTAGTACATCCACAAGAGCAAACGCTATTGGTTTATACCATCGATGAGGCGAGAAAATACAAAGGTATTTTAAAACCATCCGTCCGCACGGATCAGGTTTCACCCTTTACATTGCCGTGA